A part of Aegilops tauschii subsp. strangulata cultivar AL8/78 chromosome 2, Aet v6.0, whole genome shotgun sequence genomic DNA contains:
- the LOC141041297 gene encoding uncharacterized protein has protein sequence MVFEDDYAARADGNTEICVKYTNKASFVEYCIGIFKYWLRNDDQKMVALAVEYTWPRGPTQMAAVVHLCVGIYVLVYPISVADEHCSLLAAFLLDEEYTFVGVDINNDEKKLKHVGLVVQNFVDIQNMWRVPDPVTIKPKYGLADYAGSIIHHNYNKMKDALTEDDHHIWAEAPLPLKNIYYASMDAYATHDVYRRLVNFQKGFESQRQHLAKPSRRSKKSGRKNEST, from the coding sequence ATGGTGTTCGAGGATGATTATGCTGCTAGGGCAGATGGAAATACCGAAATTTGTGTGAAGTACACGAACAAGGCTAGCTTTGTTGAGTACTGCATTGGCATATTCAAATACTGGCTGCGGAACGACGACCAGAAGATGGTTGCACTAGCTGTGGAGTACACCTGGCCTCGTGGTCCGACACAGATGGCGGCCGTGGTCCATTTATGCGTTGGCATCTACGTCCTCGTGTACCCCATAAGCGTTGCTGATGAGCACTGCAGCCTGCTTGCCGCCTTCCTGCTCGACGAGGAGTACACCTTTGTTGGGGTGGACATCAACAATGACGAGAAAAAACTCAAGCATGTTGGTCTGGTGGTACAAAACTTTGTGGATATCCAGAATATGTGGAGAGTGCCTGATCCAGTGACGATTAAGCCAAAGTATGGCTTGGCTGACTACGCTGGTTCCATCATCCACCACAACTACAACAAGATGAAGGACGCTCTCACAGAAGATGACCACCATATATGGGCAGAAGCACCCTTGCCCTTGAAGAACATCTATTATGCTTCCATGGACGCGTATGCCACCCACGACGTATACAGGCGGTTGGTGAACTTCCAGAAGGGGTTCGAGAGTCAGCGCCAGCATCTCGCCAAACCATCTAGGCGGTCAAAGAAGTCCGGAAGGAAGAATGAATCAACCTAA